The Sphingobium sp. BYY-5 genome contains a region encoding:
- a CDS encoding TrmH family RNA methyltransferase, translated as MRIALYQPEIAGNVGAILRLAACFSVPVDIIMPTGFAFSDARLKRAAMDYGEAADVARHVNFAAFDAARRAEGRRLLLMSAHASQRLPEVEFREDDVLLMGSESAGVPDDVRDLADIRIRIPMAPGFRSLNVAVSTGIAVAEALRQTGRFPE; from the coding sequence ATGCGTATCGCCCTTTATCAACCCGAAATTGCGGGCAATGTCGGCGCAATCCTGCGCCTGGCCGCCTGTTTCTCGGTGCCTGTCGACATCATCATGCCCACCGGATTCGCCTTTTCCGACGCGCGCTTGAAGCGGGCGGCGATGGATTATGGCGAGGCGGCCGACGTCGCCCGTCATGTCAATTTCGCCGCCTTCGACGCGGCGCGCCGGGCCGAAGGCCGCCGTCTGCTGCTGATGAGCGCCCATGCATCGCAGCGGTTGCCGGAGGTAGAATTTCGCGAGGACGATGTATTGCTGATGGGGTCGGAAAGCGCGGGCGTACCCGACGATGTGCGCGATCTGGCCGATATTCGCATCCGTATACCGATGGCGCCGGGTTTCCGGTCCTTGAATGTCGCCGTTTCCACGGGCATCGCCGTCGCCGAAGCCCTGCGCCAGACCGGAAGGTTCCCCGAATGA
- a CDS encoding glycerophosphoryl diester phosphodiesterase membrane domain-containing protein — MTTMSIGKAWEEAVAFVAREASLLFPVALLFVALPGVILQEMTPPELQAWFAQPKADAIPAMPPGFAVAMLLTILLIWFGSLALFALALRPGISVGEALRLSFARLPVLIGTALVVVGAIAGIFAVALLLGVIFSLASKQLAALLGLLLGVGAVGLVLYASIRLVLLNPVVIDGQTGVMDSLRRAWALTRGHFWRLFGFLLLVMLLSTIVASVAQMIVGLLGSLVAGADGARIAGGIAGAAVSSIIQVYMLVMLARLYRQAVAV; from the coding sequence ATGACGACGATGTCGATCGGCAAGGCATGGGAGGAAGCGGTCGCCTTCGTCGCACGGGAGGCATCGCTGCTTTTTCCGGTGGCGTTGCTGTTCGTGGCGCTGCCCGGCGTAATCCTCCAGGAAATGACCCCGCCCGAACTCCAGGCCTGGTTCGCTCAGCCCAAGGCGGACGCAATTCCCGCCATGCCGCCCGGCTTTGCCGTGGCGATGCTGTTGACGATCCTGTTGATCTGGTTCGGATCGCTGGCCTTGTTCGCGCTGGCTCTGCGTCCCGGCATCAGTGTGGGGGAAGCCCTGCGGCTGAGCTTCGCCCGCCTGCCGGTGCTGATCGGCACGGCATTGGTGGTGGTCGGCGCCATTGCCGGCATCTTTGCCGTCGCCTTGTTGTTGGGCGTGATCTTCTCGCTGGCGTCCAAGCAACTCGCCGCCCTGCTGGGTCTGCTGCTGGGGGTCGGGGCAGTGGGGCTGGTCCTCTACGCCAGCATTCGACTGGTGCTGCTCAACCCGGTCGTGATCGATGGCCAGACGGGCGTGATGGACTCGCTGCGCCGGGCCTGGGCGTTGACGCGCGGCCATTTTTGGCGACTGTTCGGCTTTCTCCTGCTCGTGATGCTGCTGTCGACCATCGTCGCGTCGGTGGCGCAGATGATCGTGGGACTGCTCGGCAGCCTGGTCGCCGGCGCGGACGGTGCGCGGATTGCGGGCGGCATTGCCGGCGCGGCGGTGTCGAGCATCATCCAGGTCTATATGCTGGTGATGCTGGCCCGCCTCTACCGTCAGGCGGTCGCCGTCTGA
- the petA gene encoding ubiquinol-cytochrome c reductase iron-sulfur subunit: MASVEHSDGQGLSGGEGVRRRDFINVAAVSFAGVGAVVAVLPLIDQMNPSADVLALASTEVDISAIQPGQAIKTTFRSQPLFVRQLTPKEIAEADKVDPSTLRDPQTLEERTVDGKKQWLVTMGVCTHLGCVPLGAGEGENRGEYGGYFCPCHGSSYDTAARIRKGPAPKNLEVPKFSFTSDTAILVG, translated from the coding sequence ATGGCGAGCGTTGAGCATTCTGACGGCCAAGGTTTATCGGGCGGAGAAGGGGTACGCCGCCGCGATTTCATAAATGTCGCTGCGGTTAGCTTCGCAGGAGTCGGCGCTGTCGTCGCTGTTCTGCCGTTGATCGACCAGATGAACCCCAGCGCCGATGTGCTGGCGCTTGCCTCGACGGAAGTGGACATCTCGGCGATCCAGCCGGGGCAGGCGATCAAGACCACTTTCCGGTCGCAGCCGCTGTTCGTGCGGCAATTGACCCCCAAGGAAATCGCCGAAGCCGACAAGGTCGATCCTTCCACCCTGCGCGATCCGCAGACGCTGGAGGAGCGCACCGTCGACGGGAAGAAGCAATGGCTGGTGACGATGGGTGTCTGCACCCATCTGGGCTGCGTGCCGCTGGGCGCGGGCGAGGGCGAAAATCGCGGTGAATATGGCGGCTATTTCTGCCCCTGCCATGGTTCGTCCTACGACACCGCCGCGCGCATCCGCAAAGGCCCCGCGCCCAAGAACCTGGAAGTGCCGAAGTTCAGCTTCACTTCCGACACCGCCATTCTCGTAGGCTGA
- a CDS encoding GNAT family N-acetyltransferase, with protein MALTSIEPGMVATIVTHLEMRDRPKPAPIPPAPLRLTPWKTPDLDAYRLLFRRVGAPWLWFSRLVMPDSELAAILHDPAVEVYAVTDPRGTEVGLLELDFRALPDCELSFFGLVPELNGKGLGRWLMAQAKSLAWRKGVERFWVHTCTLDSPAALGFYIKSGFIPYGREIETFADPRLAGVLPRDAAPHVPLLDQTATA; from the coding sequence ATGGCGCTGACGTCGATCGAGCCGGGCATGGTCGCAACGATCGTCACGCATCTGGAGATGCGCGACCGGCCGAAGCCCGCACCGATCCCGCCCGCGCCGTTGCGGCTGACGCCATGGAAGACGCCGGACCTGGACGCCTATCGCCTGCTGTTCCGCCGGGTGGGCGCACCCTGGCTCTGGTTTTCCCGGCTGGTGATGCCCGATTCGGAGCTGGCGGCGATCCTCCACGACCCGGCGGTGGAGGTCTATGCCGTCACCGATCCGCGCGGGACCGAAGTGGGCCTGCTGGAACTGGATTTCCGCGCGCTGCCCGATTGCGAGCTGAGCTTCTTCGGGCTGGTGCCCGAATTGAACGGCAAGGGGCTGGGCCGCTGGCTGATGGCGCAGGCCAAATCGCTCGCGTGGCGCAAGGGGGTGGAGCGCTTCTGGGTCCATACCTGCACGTTGGACAGCCCGGCGGCGCTCGGCTTCTACATCAAGTCCGGCTTCATCCCCTATGGGCGCGAGATCGAAACCTTCGCCGATCCGCGCCTGGCGGGCGTGCTGCCGCGCGACGCCGCGCCGCATGTGCCGCTACTGGATCAGACGGCGACCGCCTGA
- the hemF gene encoding oxygen-dependent coproporphyrinogen oxidase yields MTNPIPTVPFTLDARQQAARAWFESLRDRICAEFEAIEREAGGDARFDFIAWDREAEGQAPGEGGGGVRGVMKGKIFEKVGVNVSTVGGELASGFAQTIHGAADNPAFFATGISLVAHMANPHVPAVHMNTRYLVTTKSWFGGGADLNPPLPREEDTAHFHAILKAACDGHDPDHYPRFSKWADDYFFIPHRGVHRGVGGIFYDHLECPDDAAFDAHFAFTRAVGDAFLAAFPPIVRRRMSDAWTEGDYRTMLEWRGRYAEFNLVHDRGTLFGLKTGGNIDAILMSLPPMASWS; encoded by the coding sequence ATGACGAATCCGATTCCCACGGTCCCTTTCACGCTCGACGCGCGCCAGCAGGCGGCACGCGCCTGGTTCGAATCGCTGCGTGACCGAATCTGCGCCGAGTTCGAGGCGATCGAGCGCGAAGCCGGGGGCGACGCCCGCTTCGACTTCATCGCCTGGGACCGCGAGGCGGAGGGGCAGGCGCCCGGCGAAGGGGGCGGCGGCGTGCGTGGCGTCATGAAGGGCAAGATATTTGAGAAGGTCGGCGTCAACGTCTCGACCGTGGGTGGTGAGCTGGCGTCCGGCTTCGCCCAGACCATCCATGGCGCAGCCGACAACCCCGCCTTCTTCGCCACCGGCATCAGCCTGGTCGCCCATATGGCCAATCCGCATGTTCCCGCCGTCCATATGAACACCCGCTATCTGGTGACGACCAAAAGCTGGTTCGGCGGCGGCGCGGACCTTAACCCGCCTTTGCCGCGCGAAGAGGATACGGCGCATTTCCACGCCATATTGAAGGCGGCGTGCGACGGGCATGATCCGGATCATTATCCGCGCTTCAGCAAATGGGCGGACGATTATTTCTTCATCCCCCATCGCGGCGTTCATCGCGGCGTCGGCGGCATCTTCTACGACCATCTCGAATGCCCCGACGATGCCGCGTTCGACGCGCATTTCGCTTTCACGCGCGCGGTCGGCGACGCCTTCCTCGCCGCCTTCCCGCCGATCGTGCGGCGGCGCATGAGCGATGCCTGGACCGAAGGCGACTATCGCACCATGCTGGAATGGCGCGGCCGCTACGCCGAATTCAACCTGGTGCATGACCGCGGCACGCTGTTCGGCCTCAAGACCGGCGGCAATATCGACGCCATCCTGATGAGCCTGCCGCCGATGGCAAGCTGGAGCTGA